One region of Mangifera indica cultivar Alphonso chromosome 3, CATAS_Mindica_2.1, whole genome shotgun sequence genomic DNA includes:
- the LOC123211862 gene encoding phospholipase D zeta 1 isoform X1: MASDQLMSDVGPRYVQMRSEPSATTMTVASFFTSFGSSPEPESSRIFDELPDSTIVSVSRPDAGDITPMLLSYTIEFQYKQFKWRLVKKASHVLYLHFALKKRAFFEEIQEKQEQVKEWLQNLGIGDHIAVVQDDDEGDDDAIHVHNDEIAKNRDVPSSAALPVIRPALGRQHSMSDRAKVAMQQYLNHFLGNIDIVNSREVCKFLEVSKLSFSPEYGPKLKEDYVMVKHLPKILKNDDSTRCNCCPWFNCCNDNWQKVWAVLKPGFLALLGDPFDTKPIDIIVFDVLPLSDGNGDGRVSLATEIKDRNPLRHTFKVTCGNRSISLRTKNSAKVKDWIAAINDAGLRPPEGWCHPHRFGSFAPPRGLTDDGSQAQWFVDGRAAFEAIASSIEDAKSEIFICGWWLCPELYMRRPFHVNASSRLDALLEDKAKKGVQIYILLYKEVALALKINSVYSKRKLLNIHENVRVLRYPDHFSTGVYLWSHHEKLVIVDYQICFIGGLDLCFGRYDTFEHKLGDNPPLVWPGKDYYNPRESEPNSWEDTMKDELDRGKYPRMPWHDVHCALWGPPCRDVARHFVQRWNYAKRNKAPYEETIPLLMPQHQMVIPHYMGRSREVEIGHKNGEDNSKGMKRQDSFSSMSSFQDIPLLLPQDSSGLDGSHGGPKSNGMDINTTKSVSFRYQKAKIEPVTTDTPMKGFVDDYDSSQSPMKISVDVITQTSNKNLDPEWWETQERGDQVGSMDETGQVGPRTSCRCQILRSVSQWSAGTSLIEDSIHCAYVSLIEKAEHFIYIENQFFISGLSADEIIRNRVLEALYRRIMRAYNDKKCFRVIIVIPLLPGFQGGVDDGGAASVRAIMHWQYRTICRGQNSILHNLFELLGPKTHDYISFYGLRSYGRLFEGGPVATSQVYVHSKIMIIDDCVALIGSANINDRSLLGSRDSEIGVLIEDKELVDSCMGGKPWKAGKFALSLRLSLWSEHLGLRARDIKQIIDPVIDSTYKDIWIATAKTNTAVYQDVFSCIPNDLIHSRAAFRQTVAVWKEKISHTTIDLGIAPANLESYVNGDIKQTDPMERLQSVRGHLVSFPLDFMCKEDLRPVFNESEYYATQVFH; the protein is encoded by the exons ATGGCGTCAGACCAGTTGATGTCAGATGTTGGGCCGCGCTACGTTCAAATGCGATCAGAGCCGTCGGCCACCACCATGACGGTTGCGTCGTTTTTTACTTCGTTCGGTTCCAGTCCCGAGCCCGAGTCGTCTCGGATTTTCGATGAGTTGCCTGACTCTACCATAGTTTCGGTTTCTAGACCCGATGCCGGCGATATCACCCCCATGCTTTTATCTTACACAATTGAATTTCAATACAAACAG TTCAAATGGAGGTTAGTAAAGAAAGCTTCACATGTACTTTATTTGCACTTTGCATTGAAGAAACGTGCGTTTTTTGAGGAGATTCAAGAGAAGCAAGAGCAG gtTAAAGAATGGCTTCAAAATCTAGGAATAGGCGATCACATTGCAGTAGtacaagatgatgatgaaggtGATGATGATGCTATCCATGTTCATAATGATGAAATTGCTAAGAACAG AGATGTTCCCTCAAGTGCTGCCCTGCCAGTAATTCGGCCAGCTTTAGGAAGACAGCATTCAATGTCAGACAGAGCAAAAGTTGCAATGCAACAATACTTAAATCACTTCCTGGGAAATATAGACATCGTTAACTCCCGAGAG GTTTGCAAGTTTTTGGAGGTTTCAAAGTTGTCATTTTCACCAGAGTATGGCCCTAAGCTGAAAGAAGATTATGTAATGGTTAAGCAtcttccaaaaattttgaaaaatgatgatTCAACAAGATGCAACTGCTGTCCTTGGTTTAATTGCTGTAATGACAATTGGCAAAAG GTGTGGGCTGTACTGAAACCTGGATTCTTGGCCTTGCTGGGAGATCCTTTTGATACCAAACCTATAGATATAATTGTTTTTGACGTACTACCTCTCTCTGATGGAAATGGTGACGGACGAGTATCATTAGCAACAGAAATTAAGGACCGTAATCCTCTACGCCATACATTTAAG GTGACTTGTGGAAACCGGAGCATAAGTTTGAGGACCAAGAATAGTGCTAAAGTTAAAGATTGGATTGCTGCCATTAATGATGCTGGCCTTAGGCCCCCAGAGGGCTGGTGTCATCCTCATCGCTTTGGGTCTTTTGCTCCTCCTAGGGGTTTGACTGATGATGGAAGTCAGGCTCAATGGTTTGTAGATGGTAGAGCAGCCTTTGAAGCTATTGCTTCATCAATTGAGGATGCTAAATCAGAG ATTTTTATTTGTGGCTGGTGGCTGTGCCCAGAATTGTATATGCGGCGTCCTTTTCATGTTAATGCTTCTTCACGGCTTGATGCTTTGTTGGAAGACAAAGCAAAGAAAGGGGTTCAG ATCTATATTCTTCTCTACAAAGAGGTTGCTCTTGCTTTGAAAATAAACAGTGTGTATAGCAAGAGAAAGCTTTTAAACATTCATGAGAATGTGAGGGTACTGCGTTATCCGGACCACTTCTCTACCGGTGTTTACCTATG GTCCCACCATgaaaaacttgtcattgttGATTACCAGATTTGCTTTATTGGAGGACTGGACTTATGCTTTGGTCGTTATGACACATTTGAACACAAATTGGGTGATAATCCTCCTCTGGTATGGCCTGGAAAGGACTATTATAACCCAAG GGAATCTGAACCCAATTCATGGGAAGATACAATGAAAGATGAACTGGATCGTGGAAAATACCCTCGCATGCCTTGGCATGATGTCCACTGTGCCCTCTGGGGACCACCTTGTCGTGATGTGGCTAGGCACTTTGTTCAGCGCTGGAATTATGCTAAG aGAAATAAAGCTCCTTATGAGGAAACAATTCCACTACTTATGCCTCAACACCAGATGGTTATTCCGCATTACATGGGAAGAAGCAGAGAGGTGGAGATTGGACATAAGAATGGTGAAGACAATTCTAAAGGCATGAAAAGACAGGATTCCTTTTCCTCTATGTCATCTTTTCAAGACATTCCACTGCTCCTACCTCAAGATTCCAGTGGGCTGGATGGTTCTCATGGGGGCCCAAAATCGAATGGGATGGATATTAATACTACCAAAAGTGTTTCTTTCCGCTACCAGAAGGCCAAAATTGAACCGGTAACTACAGATACGCCAATGAAAGGATTTGTAGATGACTATGACTCCTCCCAGTCGCCTATGAAAATATCTGTAGATGTAATAACTCAGACAAGCAATAAAAATTTGGATCCAGAGTGGTGGGAAACGCAAGAACGTGGGGATCAAGTTGGTTCCATGGATGAAACTGGACAAGTAGGTCCACGTACTTCATGCCGTTGTCAG attttaaGGAGTGTCAGTCAGTGGTCTGCTGGAACAAGCCTAATTGAGGACAGCATTCACTGTGCTTATGTTTCTCTCATTGAGAAAGCAGAGCACTTTATTTATATAGAG aatcaattttttatatcagGTCTTTCAGCGGATGAAATTATAAGGAATCGTGTTTTAGAAGCATTATACAGGCGTATTATGCGAGCATACAATGACAAGAAGTGCTTCAGGGTTATTATTGTCATACCACTGCTTCCAGGTTTTCAG GGTGGTGTTGATGATGGTGGTGCAGCATCTGTGAGAGCCATAATGCATTGGCAGTATCGAACAATTTGCAGAGGACAGAATTCAATATTGCATAACCTTTTTGAACTTCTTGGTCCAAAGACTCATGATTACATCTCTTTCTATGGCCTTAGGTCTTATGGTAGATTATTTGAGGGTGGTCCAGTGGCCACCAGTCAG GTGTATGTGCAtagtaaaattatgataattgatGATTGTGTAGCCTTGATTGGATCAGCTAATATAAATGACAGGAGTTTACTTGGTTCAAGAGATTCCGAG ATTGGAGTACTTATTGAAGACAAAGAGCTGGTTGATTCATGTATGGGAGGAAAACCATGGAAGGCTGGAAAATTTGCTTTGAGTCTTCGCCTATCGCTGTGGTCTGAACACCTTGGTCTTCGTGCTAGAGAT ataaaacaaataatcgACCCGGTGATTGACTCAACATACAAAGATATATGGATTGCAACAGCAAAG ACAAATACGGCTGTCTACCAGGATGTCTTTTCTTGCATACCCAACGATCTTATACATTCCAG AGCTGCATTCAGACAAACTGTAGCCGTGTGGAAAGAGAAAATCAGCCATACTACCATAGACTTGGGAATAGCTCCTGCGAATCTTGAATCATATGTGAATGGAGATATAAAACAAACTGATCCCATGGAGAGATTACAGTCAGTGCGTGGACATCTTGTTTCATTTCCTTTGGATTTTATGTGCAAAGAAGATTTAAGACCTGTGTTTAATGAGAGCGAATATTATGCCACTCAAGTTTTTCATTGA
- the LOC123211862 gene encoding phospholipase D zeta 1 isoform X3: MSDRAKVAMQQYLNHFLGNIDIVNSREVCKFLEVSKLSFSPEYGPKLKEDYVMVKHLPKILKNDDSTRCNCCPWFNCCNDNWQKVWAVLKPGFLALLGDPFDTKPIDIIVFDVLPLSDGNGDGRVSLATEIKDRNPLRHTFKVTCGNRSISLRTKNSAKVKDWIAAINDAGLRPPEGWCHPHRFGSFAPPRGLTDDGSQAQWFVDGRAAFEAIASSIEDAKSEIFICGWWLCPELYMRRPFHVNASSRLDALLEDKAKKGVQIYILLYKEVALALKINSVYSKRKLLNIHENVRVLRYPDHFSTGVYLWSHHEKLVIVDYQICFIGGLDLCFGRYDTFEHKLGDNPPLVWPGKDYYNPRESEPNSWEDTMKDELDRGKYPRMPWHDVHCALWGPPCRDVARHFVQRWNYAKRNKAPYEETIPLLMPQHQMVIPHYMGRSREVEIGHKNGEDNSKGMKRQDSFSSMSSFQDIPLLLPQDSSGLDGSHGGPKSNGMDINTTKSVSFRYQKAKIEPVTTDTPMKGFVDDYDSSQSPMKISVDVITQTSNKNLDPEWWETQERGDQVGSMDETGQVGPRTSCRCQILRSVSQWSAGTSLIEDSIHCAYVSLIEKAEHFIYIENQFFISGLSADEIIRNRVLEALYRRIMRAYNDKKCFRVIIVIPLLPGFQGGVDDGGAASVRAIMHWQYRTICRGQNSILHNLFELLGPKTHDYISFYGLRSYGRLFEGGPVATSQVYVHSKIMIIDDCVALIGSANINDRSLLGSRDSEIGVLIEDKELVDSCMGGKPWKAGKFALSLRLSLWSEHLGLRARDIKQIIDPVIDSTYKDIWIATAKTNTAVYQDVFSCIPNDLIHSRAAFRQTVAVWKEKISHTTIDLGIAPANLESYVNGDIKQTDPMERLQSVRGHLVSFPLDFMCKEDLRPVFNESEYYATQVFH, from the exons ATGTCAGACAGAGCAAAAGTTGCAATGCAACAATACTTAAATCACTTCCTGGGAAATATAGACATCGTTAACTCCCGAGAG GTTTGCAAGTTTTTGGAGGTTTCAAAGTTGTCATTTTCACCAGAGTATGGCCCTAAGCTGAAAGAAGATTATGTAATGGTTAAGCAtcttccaaaaattttgaaaaatgatgatTCAACAAGATGCAACTGCTGTCCTTGGTTTAATTGCTGTAATGACAATTGGCAAAAG GTGTGGGCTGTACTGAAACCTGGATTCTTGGCCTTGCTGGGAGATCCTTTTGATACCAAACCTATAGATATAATTGTTTTTGACGTACTACCTCTCTCTGATGGAAATGGTGACGGACGAGTATCATTAGCAACAGAAATTAAGGACCGTAATCCTCTACGCCATACATTTAAG GTGACTTGTGGAAACCGGAGCATAAGTTTGAGGACCAAGAATAGTGCTAAAGTTAAAGATTGGATTGCTGCCATTAATGATGCTGGCCTTAGGCCCCCAGAGGGCTGGTGTCATCCTCATCGCTTTGGGTCTTTTGCTCCTCCTAGGGGTTTGACTGATGATGGAAGTCAGGCTCAATGGTTTGTAGATGGTAGAGCAGCCTTTGAAGCTATTGCTTCATCAATTGAGGATGCTAAATCAGAG ATTTTTATTTGTGGCTGGTGGCTGTGCCCAGAATTGTATATGCGGCGTCCTTTTCATGTTAATGCTTCTTCACGGCTTGATGCTTTGTTGGAAGACAAAGCAAAGAAAGGGGTTCAG ATCTATATTCTTCTCTACAAAGAGGTTGCTCTTGCTTTGAAAATAAACAGTGTGTATAGCAAGAGAAAGCTTTTAAACATTCATGAGAATGTGAGGGTACTGCGTTATCCGGACCACTTCTCTACCGGTGTTTACCTATG GTCCCACCATgaaaaacttgtcattgttGATTACCAGATTTGCTTTATTGGAGGACTGGACTTATGCTTTGGTCGTTATGACACATTTGAACACAAATTGGGTGATAATCCTCCTCTGGTATGGCCTGGAAAGGACTATTATAACCCAAG GGAATCTGAACCCAATTCATGGGAAGATACAATGAAAGATGAACTGGATCGTGGAAAATACCCTCGCATGCCTTGGCATGATGTCCACTGTGCCCTCTGGGGACCACCTTGTCGTGATGTGGCTAGGCACTTTGTTCAGCGCTGGAATTATGCTAAG aGAAATAAAGCTCCTTATGAGGAAACAATTCCACTACTTATGCCTCAACACCAGATGGTTATTCCGCATTACATGGGAAGAAGCAGAGAGGTGGAGATTGGACATAAGAATGGTGAAGACAATTCTAAAGGCATGAAAAGACAGGATTCCTTTTCCTCTATGTCATCTTTTCAAGACATTCCACTGCTCCTACCTCAAGATTCCAGTGGGCTGGATGGTTCTCATGGGGGCCCAAAATCGAATGGGATGGATATTAATACTACCAAAAGTGTTTCTTTCCGCTACCAGAAGGCCAAAATTGAACCGGTAACTACAGATACGCCAATGAAAGGATTTGTAGATGACTATGACTCCTCCCAGTCGCCTATGAAAATATCTGTAGATGTAATAACTCAGACAAGCAATAAAAATTTGGATCCAGAGTGGTGGGAAACGCAAGAACGTGGGGATCAAGTTGGTTCCATGGATGAAACTGGACAAGTAGGTCCACGTACTTCATGCCGTTGTCAG attttaaGGAGTGTCAGTCAGTGGTCTGCTGGAACAAGCCTAATTGAGGACAGCATTCACTGTGCTTATGTTTCTCTCATTGAGAAAGCAGAGCACTTTATTTATATAGAG aatcaattttttatatcagGTCTTTCAGCGGATGAAATTATAAGGAATCGTGTTTTAGAAGCATTATACAGGCGTATTATGCGAGCATACAATGACAAGAAGTGCTTCAGGGTTATTATTGTCATACCACTGCTTCCAGGTTTTCAG GGTGGTGTTGATGATGGTGGTGCAGCATCTGTGAGAGCCATAATGCATTGGCAGTATCGAACAATTTGCAGAGGACAGAATTCAATATTGCATAACCTTTTTGAACTTCTTGGTCCAAAGACTCATGATTACATCTCTTTCTATGGCCTTAGGTCTTATGGTAGATTATTTGAGGGTGGTCCAGTGGCCACCAGTCAG GTGTATGTGCAtagtaaaattatgataattgatGATTGTGTAGCCTTGATTGGATCAGCTAATATAAATGACAGGAGTTTACTTGGTTCAAGAGATTCCGAG ATTGGAGTACTTATTGAAGACAAAGAGCTGGTTGATTCATGTATGGGAGGAAAACCATGGAAGGCTGGAAAATTTGCTTTGAGTCTTCGCCTATCGCTGTGGTCTGAACACCTTGGTCTTCGTGCTAGAGAT ataaaacaaataatcgACCCGGTGATTGACTCAACATACAAAGATATATGGATTGCAACAGCAAAG ACAAATACGGCTGTCTACCAGGATGTCTTTTCTTGCATACCCAACGATCTTATACATTCCAG AGCTGCATTCAGACAAACTGTAGCCGTGTGGAAAGAGAAAATCAGCCATACTACCATAGACTTGGGAATAGCTCCTGCGAATCTTGAATCATATGTGAATGGAGATATAAAACAAACTGATCCCATGGAGAGATTACAGTCAGTGCGTGGACATCTTGTTTCATTTCCTTTGGATTTTATGTGCAAAGAAGATTTAAGACCTGTGTTTAATGAGAGCGAATATTATGCCACTCAAGTTTTTCATTGA
- the LOC123211862 gene encoding phospholipase D zeta 1 isoform X2, whose translation MASDQLMSDVGPRYVQMRSEPSATTMTVASFFTSFGSSPEPESSRIFDELPDSTIVSVSRPDAGDITPMLLSYTIEFQYKQFKWRLVKKASHVLYLHFALKKRAFFEEIQEKQEQVKEWLQNLGIGDHIAVVQDDDEGDDDAIHVHNDEIAKNRDVPSSAALPVIRPALGRQHSMSDRAKVAMQQYLNHFLGNIDIVNSREVCKFLEVSKLSFSPEYGPKLKEDYVMVKHLPKILKNDDSTRCNCCPWFNCCNDNWQKVWAVLKPGFLALLGDPFDTKPIDIIVFDVLPLSDGNGDGRVSLATEIKDRNPLRHTFKVTCGNRSISLRTKNSAKVKDWIAAINDAGLRPPEGWCHPHRFGSFAPPRGLTDDGSQAQWFVDGRAAFEAIASSIEDAKSEIFICGWWLCPELYMRRPFHVNASSRLDALLEDKAKKGVQIYILLYKEVALALKINSVYSKRKLLNIHENVRVLRYPDHFSTGVYLWSHHEKLVIVDYQICFIGGLDLCFGRYDTFEHKLGDNPPLVWPGKDYYNPRESEPNSWEDTMKDELDRGKYPRMPWHDVHCALWGPPCRDVARHFVQRWNYAKRNKAPYEETIPLLMPQHQMVIPHYMGRSREVEIGHKNGEDNSKGMKRQDSFSSMSSFQDIPLLLPQDSSGLDGSHGGPKSNGMDINTTKSVSFRYQKAKIEPVTTDTPMKGFVDDYDSSQSPMKISVDVITQTSNKNLDPEWWETQERGDQVGSMDETGQVGPRTSCRCQILRSVSQWSAGTSLIEDSIHCAYVSLIEKAEHFIYIENQFFISGLSADEIIRNRVLEALYRRIMRAYNDKKCFRVIIVIPLLPGFQGGVDDGGAASVRAIMHWQYRTICRGQNSILHNLFELLGPKTHDYISFYGLRSYGRLFEGGPVATSQVYVHSKIMIIDDCVALIGSANINDRSLLGSRDSELQTMW comes from the exons ATGGCGTCAGACCAGTTGATGTCAGATGTTGGGCCGCGCTACGTTCAAATGCGATCAGAGCCGTCGGCCACCACCATGACGGTTGCGTCGTTTTTTACTTCGTTCGGTTCCAGTCCCGAGCCCGAGTCGTCTCGGATTTTCGATGAGTTGCCTGACTCTACCATAGTTTCGGTTTCTAGACCCGATGCCGGCGATATCACCCCCATGCTTTTATCTTACACAATTGAATTTCAATACAAACAG TTCAAATGGAGGTTAGTAAAGAAAGCTTCACATGTACTTTATTTGCACTTTGCATTGAAGAAACGTGCGTTTTTTGAGGAGATTCAAGAGAAGCAAGAGCAG gtTAAAGAATGGCTTCAAAATCTAGGAATAGGCGATCACATTGCAGTAGtacaagatgatgatgaaggtGATGATGATGCTATCCATGTTCATAATGATGAAATTGCTAAGAACAG AGATGTTCCCTCAAGTGCTGCCCTGCCAGTAATTCGGCCAGCTTTAGGAAGACAGCATTCAATGTCAGACAGAGCAAAAGTTGCAATGCAACAATACTTAAATCACTTCCTGGGAAATATAGACATCGTTAACTCCCGAGAG GTTTGCAAGTTTTTGGAGGTTTCAAAGTTGTCATTTTCACCAGAGTATGGCCCTAAGCTGAAAGAAGATTATGTAATGGTTAAGCAtcttccaaaaattttgaaaaatgatgatTCAACAAGATGCAACTGCTGTCCTTGGTTTAATTGCTGTAATGACAATTGGCAAAAG GTGTGGGCTGTACTGAAACCTGGATTCTTGGCCTTGCTGGGAGATCCTTTTGATACCAAACCTATAGATATAATTGTTTTTGACGTACTACCTCTCTCTGATGGAAATGGTGACGGACGAGTATCATTAGCAACAGAAATTAAGGACCGTAATCCTCTACGCCATACATTTAAG GTGACTTGTGGAAACCGGAGCATAAGTTTGAGGACCAAGAATAGTGCTAAAGTTAAAGATTGGATTGCTGCCATTAATGATGCTGGCCTTAGGCCCCCAGAGGGCTGGTGTCATCCTCATCGCTTTGGGTCTTTTGCTCCTCCTAGGGGTTTGACTGATGATGGAAGTCAGGCTCAATGGTTTGTAGATGGTAGAGCAGCCTTTGAAGCTATTGCTTCATCAATTGAGGATGCTAAATCAGAG ATTTTTATTTGTGGCTGGTGGCTGTGCCCAGAATTGTATATGCGGCGTCCTTTTCATGTTAATGCTTCTTCACGGCTTGATGCTTTGTTGGAAGACAAAGCAAAGAAAGGGGTTCAG ATCTATATTCTTCTCTACAAAGAGGTTGCTCTTGCTTTGAAAATAAACAGTGTGTATAGCAAGAGAAAGCTTTTAAACATTCATGAGAATGTGAGGGTACTGCGTTATCCGGACCACTTCTCTACCGGTGTTTACCTATG GTCCCACCATgaaaaacttgtcattgttGATTACCAGATTTGCTTTATTGGAGGACTGGACTTATGCTTTGGTCGTTATGACACATTTGAACACAAATTGGGTGATAATCCTCCTCTGGTATGGCCTGGAAAGGACTATTATAACCCAAG GGAATCTGAACCCAATTCATGGGAAGATACAATGAAAGATGAACTGGATCGTGGAAAATACCCTCGCATGCCTTGGCATGATGTCCACTGTGCCCTCTGGGGACCACCTTGTCGTGATGTGGCTAGGCACTTTGTTCAGCGCTGGAATTATGCTAAG aGAAATAAAGCTCCTTATGAGGAAACAATTCCACTACTTATGCCTCAACACCAGATGGTTATTCCGCATTACATGGGAAGAAGCAGAGAGGTGGAGATTGGACATAAGAATGGTGAAGACAATTCTAAAGGCATGAAAAGACAGGATTCCTTTTCCTCTATGTCATCTTTTCAAGACATTCCACTGCTCCTACCTCAAGATTCCAGTGGGCTGGATGGTTCTCATGGGGGCCCAAAATCGAATGGGATGGATATTAATACTACCAAAAGTGTTTCTTTCCGCTACCAGAAGGCCAAAATTGAACCGGTAACTACAGATACGCCAATGAAAGGATTTGTAGATGACTATGACTCCTCCCAGTCGCCTATGAAAATATCTGTAGATGTAATAACTCAGACAAGCAATAAAAATTTGGATCCAGAGTGGTGGGAAACGCAAGAACGTGGGGATCAAGTTGGTTCCATGGATGAAACTGGACAAGTAGGTCCACGTACTTCATGCCGTTGTCAG attttaaGGAGTGTCAGTCAGTGGTCTGCTGGAACAAGCCTAATTGAGGACAGCATTCACTGTGCTTATGTTTCTCTCATTGAGAAAGCAGAGCACTTTATTTATATAGAG aatcaattttttatatcagGTCTTTCAGCGGATGAAATTATAAGGAATCGTGTTTTAGAAGCATTATACAGGCGTATTATGCGAGCATACAATGACAAGAAGTGCTTCAGGGTTATTATTGTCATACCACTGCTTCCAGGTTTTCAG GGTGGTGTTGATGATGGTGGTGCAGCATCTGTGAGAGCCATAATGCATTGGCAGTATCGAACAATTTGCAGAGGACAGAATTCAATATTGCATAACCTTTTTGAACTTCTTGGTCCAAAGACTCATGATTACATCTCTTTCTATGGCCTTAGGTCTTATGGTAGATTATTTGAGGGTGGTCCAGTGGCCACCAGTCAG GTGTATGTGCAtagtaaaattatgataattgatGATTGTGTAGCCTTGATTGGATCAGCTAATATAAATGACAGGAGTTTACTTGGTTCAAGAGATTCCGAG TTGCAGACAATGTGGTGA